From the Natrarchaeobaculum aegyptiacum genome, one window contains:
- the carB gene encoding carbamoyl-phosphate synthase large subunit, with the protein MSTDQSEAGTGDGRTILLIGSGPIQIGQAAEFDYSGAQACRALQEEGAEVVLVNSNPATIMTDPEMADRVYIEPITTEAIAEIIENEQPDGVIAGLGGQTGLNVTAELAEEGVLEKHDVEIMGTPLDTIYATEDRDLFRQRMQKIGQPVPRSTTISLDEGESVADLTEADLEERVEDAVEAVGGLPVIARTTYTLGGSGSGVVHDFEELLARVRKGLRLSRNSEVLITESIAGWVEYEYEVMRDADDSCIIICNMENIDPMGIHTGESTVVTPSQIVPDRGHQEMRTAALDVIRELGIQGGCNIQFAWRDDGTPGGEYRVVEVNPRVSRSSALASKATGYPIARVTAKVALGKRLHEIENEITGETTAAFEPAIDYVVTKVPRWPKDKFDDVDFELTTAMKSTGEAMAIGRTFEESLLKALRSSEYDPSVDWEEVSDEELEERYLERPSPDRPYAMFEAFDRGYTVEEVVDLTGIFEWYTERYKRIAESTRAAQEGDFTEAAIVGRTNAAIAATAGADVGTVEQEVPGRTYKQVDTCAGEFEAQTPYYYSARKDEFESGPLVGDAAAGELEVDRDVESVIVVGGGPIRIGQGVEFDYCSVHAVQALREMGIDAHVVNNNPETVSTDYDTSDGLFFEPITAEEVADVAEAIDADGVMVQFGGQTSVNIGEPLEDELERRELDCAVMGTSVEAMDLAEDRDRFNALMDDLGIAQPEGGTATSKEEALELAHEIGYPVLVRPSYVLGGRAMQVVYDDAELEEYIEEAVRVSPDKPILVDDFLEGAVELDVDAVADGEDVLIGGIMEHVESAGVHSGDSACMIPPRSLGRDVNRRVREVAEQIARELDTVGLLNVQLAVTNIDDPDAESEVYVLEANPRSSRTVPFISKATGVPIAKIAAKVMTGTSLSELDVEEQVPEQVSIKEVVLPFDRLPGSDPRLGPEMKSTGEVMGTADTFGKAYDKAQDAVGKPVPENGTAIVDLSADEFPDPDTEAGEELVAGFTEYYDLCEEVDLVEAVRSGDVDVIVSRDRTLLEAAVEEEVTYFSTEASAKAALEARAARDEPIDVQAITDRPQRDEYWGQPKDA; encoded by the coding sequence ATGAGTACGGATCAGAGCGAAGCCGGCACGGGAGACGGACGCACGATCCTCCTGATCGGAAGCGGACCGATCCAGATCGGGCAGGCAGCCGAGTTCGACTACTCGGGGGCACAGGCCTGCCGGGCATTGCAGGAGGAGGGGGCCGAAGTCGTCCTCGTCAACTCGAACCCGGCGACGATCATGACGGACCCGGAGATGGCAGACCGGGTCTACATCGAACCGATCACGACCGAGGCGATCGCCGAGATAATCGAGAACGAACAGCCAGACGGCGTCATCGCCGGTCTCGGGGGCCAGACCGGACTGAACGTCACGGCAGAGCTCGCCGAGGAAGGCGTTCTCGAAAAACACGACGTCGAGATCATGGGGACGCCGCTCGACACCATCTACGCGACGGAAGACCGCGACCTCTTCCGCCAGCGCATGCAGAAGATCGGCCAGCCAGTTCCCCGGTCGACGACCATCTCGCTCGACGAGGGTGAGTCGGTCGCCGACCTGACCGAAGCCGACCTCGAGGAGCGCGTCGAAGACGCCGTCGAGGCGGTCGGTGGCCTGCCGGTCATCGCTCGCACGACGTACACGCTCGGGGGGTCCGGATCGGGCGTCGTCCACGATTTCGAGGAACTCCTCGCCCGCGTCCGCAAGGGACTTCGTCTCTCGCGAAACAGTGAGGTGCTCATCACCGAGTCCATCGCCGGCTGGGTCGAGTACGAGTACGAGGTCATGCGCGACGCCGACGACTCCTGTATCATCATCTGCAACATGGAGAACATCGACCCGATGGGAATCCACACCGGGGAGTCGACGGTCGTCACGCCGTCCCAGATCGTCCCCGACAGGGGTCACCAGGAGATGCGCACCGCGGCGCTCGACGTCATCCGCGAACTCGGCATTCAGGGCGGCTGTAACATCCAGTTCGCCTGGCGCGACGACGGAACTCCCGGTGGCGAGTACCGCGTGGTCGAGGTCAACCCGCGCGTCTCGCGCTCCTCTGCGCTGGCCTCCAAGGCGACCGGCTACCCGATCGCTCGCGTCACCGCGAAGGTCGCCCTCGGGAAGCGCCTCCACGAGATCGAAAACGAGATCACCGGCGAGACGACCGCTGCCTTCGAACCCGCGATCGACTACGTCGTCACCAAGGTACCACGCTGGCCCAAGGACAAGTTTGACGACGTCGACTTCGAACTCACCACGGCGATGAAATCCACGGGTGAGGCGATGGCCATCGGTCGTACCTTCGAGGAGAGCCTCCTGAAGGCCCTTCGTTCGAGCGAGTACGATCCAAGCGTCGACTGGGAGGAGGTAAGTGACGAGGAACTCGAGGAGCGCTATCTCGAGCGTCCCTCCCCCGACCGCCCGTACGCGATGTTCGAGGCGTTCGACCGCGGCTACACGGTCGAGGAGGTCGTCGACCTGACGGGCATCTTCGAGTGGTACACCGAACGCTACAAGCGCATCGCCGAGTCGACTCGCGCCGCGCAGGAGGGTGACTTCACCGAGGCAGCGATCGTCGGCCGGACGAACGCCGCGATCGCCGCGACCGCCGGTGCCGACGTCGGCACCGTCGAACAGGAGGTTCCGGGTCGCACCTACAAACAGGTCGACACCTGCGCTGGCGAGTTCGAAGCCCAGACGCCGTACTACTACTCCGCGCGCAAAGACGAGTTCGAGTCCGGCCCGCTCGTCGGCGACGCTGCCGCGGGCGAACTCGAGGTCGACCGCGACGTCGAGAGCGTGATCGTCGTCGGCGGCGGCCCGATCCGCATCGGGCAGGGCGTCGAGTTCGACTACTGTTCGGTCCACGCGGTCCAGGCCCTGCGTGAGATGGGCATCGACGCCCACGTCGTGAACAACAACCCCGAGACCGTCTCGACGGACTACGACACCTCCGACGGCCTGTTCTTCGAACCGATCACGGCCGAGGAGGTCGCCGACGTTGCAGAGGCCATCGACGCCGACGGCGTGATGGTCCAGTTCGGCGGCCAGACCTCGGTCAACATCGGCGAACCGCTCGAGGACGAACTCGAGCGCCGTGAGCTCGACTGTGCGGTCATGGGAACGAGCGTCGAGGCGATGGACCTCGCCGAGGACCGCGACCGGTTCAACGCCCTCATGGACGACCTCGGCATCGCCCAGCCCGAAGGCGGTACGGCGACGTCGAAAGAAGAGGCACTCGAACTGGCTCACGAGATCGGCTACCCCGTTCTCGTGCGTCCCTCCTACGTGCTCGGCGGCCGCGCGATGCAGGTCGTCTACGACGACGCCGAACTCGAGGAGTACATCGAGGAAGCCGTTCGCGTGAGCCCGGACAAGCCGATCCTCGTCGACGACTTCCTCGAGGGCGCGGTCGAACTCGACGTCGACGCCGTCGCCGACGGCGAGGACGTCCTCATCGGCGGCATCATGGAACACGTCGAGAGCGCCGGCGTCCACTCCGGCGACTCCGCGTGTATGATCCCGCCGCGTTCGCTCGGCCGGGACGTCAACCGTCGTGTTCGCGAGGTGGCAGAACAGATCGCCCGCGAACTCGACACCGTCGGCCTGCTGAACGTCCAGCTCGCGGTCACCAACATCGACGATCCGGACGCAGAGAGCGAGGTCTACGTCCTCGAGGCCAACCCCCGTTCCTCGCGCACGGTGCCGTTCATCTCGAAGGCGACGGGCGTCCCGATCGCCAAGATCGCCGCGAAGGTCATGACCGGCACCTCGCTCTCCGAACTCGACGTCGAAGAACAGGTCCCCGAACAGGTCTCGATCAAGGAGGTCGTCCTGCCGTTCGACCGCCTGCCGGGGTCGGACCCGCGTCTCGGCCCGGAGATGAAGTCGACCGGTGAGGTCATGGGCACCGCCGACACGTTCGGCAAGGCCTACGACAAAGCTCAAGACGCCGTCGGGAAGCCCGTCCCCGAGAACGGAACGGCTATCGTCGACCTCTCGGCCGACGAGTTCCCCGACCCCGACACCGAGGCCGGCGAAGAACTCGTCGCTGGCTTCACCGAGTACTACGACCTCTGTGAGGAAGTCGACCTCGTCGA